In one window of Flavobacterium ginsengisoli DNA:
- a CDS encoding DUF5009 domain-containing protein codes for MTKERLTSLDVFRGFTILLMTIVNNPGSWSSIYPPLEHAEWHGCTPTDLVFPFFVFIMGTAIPFAMPVKHFDGSVFNKILVRSLRIFCLGLFLSVFSRIHLFGLEGIPLLGVRLLIAFAIAYALLGNFSMKVKTILAVGVFLILISLSFSGLEHFEDTRIRVFYNELPLCISLLLFCI; via the coding sequence ATGACAAAAGAACGTTTAACCTCACTCGATGTCTTCAGAGGATTTACCATTCTCTTAATGACGATTGTCAATAATCCGGGAAGCTGGTCATCTATTTATCCGCCTTTAGAACATGCTGAATGGCATGGCTGTACGCCTACTGACTTAGTTTTCCCGTTTTTTGTTTTTATTATGGGAACGGCTATTCCATTTGCAATGCCTGTGAAACATTTTGACGGAAGTGTTTTCAATAAAATTTTAGTTCGTTCTTTGCGAATCTTCTGTTTAGGGTTGTTTTTAAGTGTTTTCAGCAGAATCCATTTATTTGGTTTAGAAGGCATTCCTCTATTAGGAGTAAGATTGCTAATTGCTTTTGCGATTGCTTATGCCCTTTTAGGAAACTTTTCAATGAAAGTAAAAACCATTCTTGCCGTTGGAGTATTTCTAATTTTGATTTCACTATCATTTAGCGGTTTGGAGCATTTTGAAGATACCCGAATTCGGGTGTTTTACAACGAATTGCCATTGTGTATTTCTTTACTTCTATTTTGTATTTAA
- a CDS encoding Ku protein — translation MRAIWTGSVSFGLINIPIKMFSAVEESSLDMDMLDAKDHANIKFKRVNENTGKEVDYANIVKGYNLDGKYIILEDSDFEAADAIKTKTIDIESFAFEKEIQSIYYEQPYYLEPDKGAMNAYGLLRDALEASGKVGITRFVLRNKESLAILKPYKNVIVLNRIRFEQEIRSTSELKLPPMSKKATKEMDMAEKLIDQLTEKFDISGFKDEYTAKLLDIIKKKAKGKPQKAAPKLKVVHKQSDDLMEMLKASLENKKKKSS, via the coding sequence ATGAGAGCGATTTGGACAGGTTCGGTAAGTTTTGGGTTGATTAATATTCCGATAAAAATGTTTTCGGCTGTAGAGGAAAGCAGTCTAGATATGGATATGCTGGATGCGAAAGATCATGCTAATATCAAATTTAAGCGTGTTAATGAAAATACGGGCAAAGAAGTAGATTACGCCAATATCGTAAAAGGATATAATTTGGATGGTAAATATATTATTCTGGAAGATTCTGATTTTGAAGCCGCAGATGCCATTAAAACCAAAACAATTGATATTGAAAGTTTTGCTTTCGAAAAAGAAATCCAAAGTATTTATTACGAACAGCCCTATTATCTCGAACCAGACAAAGGCGCAATGAATGCCTACGGATTGCTTCGCGATGCGCTTGAAGCTTCAGGAAAAGTAGGCATTACAAGATTTGTACTGCGAAATAAAGAAAGCCTAGCAATTTTAAAACCGTACAAAAATGTGATTGTTTTAAACCGAATTCGGTTTGAACAGGAAATTAGAAGTACGAGCGAATTGAAGCTGCCGCCAATGTCCAAAAAAGCGACAAAAGAAATGGATATGGCAGAAAAACTGATAGATCAGCTAACAGAGAAGTTTGATATTTCTGGGTTTAAAGATGAATATACAGCCAAGCTTTTGGATATCATTAAAAAGAAAGCAAAAGGAAAACCACAGAAAGCAGCTCCAAAACTAAAAGTGGTACACAAACAAAGCGACGATTTAATGGAAATGCTAAAAGCAAGTTTAGAAAATAAAAAGAAAAAATCTTCTTAA
- the metQ gene encoding methionine ABC transporter substrate-binding lipoprotein MetQ: MKRNILKIAGVLALALVLSNCGNKKNNDPHFIKVGVASGPELKVAEAAKKVAKEKYGLEVELVSFNDYVIPNEALSQGDIDANAFQHKPYLDEQSKQRGYKLAIIGKTFVYPIAAYSKKIKSLSELKNESTIIIPNDPTNGGRSLLLLQKNGLLKLKDGVGLLPKVTDIVSNPKNLKILELEAPQLPRALDDENVSIAIINNTFASAAGLVPSRDALFVEDKESPYVNLVVSREDNKNEEKVKQFLQAFQSPEVEKAAEQEFKGGAVKGW, from the coding sequence ATGAAAAGAAATATTTTAAAAATAGCTGGAGTTTTGGCTTTGGCGCTTGTTTTATCCAATTGTGGAAATAAAAAAAATAATGATCCTCATTTTATTAAAGTGGGAGTGGCTTCAGGTCCAGAATTGAAAGTGGCAGAAGCGGCTAAAAAAGTGGCAAAAGAAAAATACGGATTGGAAGTAGAATTAGTTTCTTTCAACGATTATGTGATTCCAAACGAAGCTTTGAGTCAGGGTGATATTGATGCAAATGCTTTTCAGCATAAACCGTATTTAGATGAACAATCAAAACAACGCGGTTACAAATTGGCCATTATCGGAAAAACGTTTGTGTATCCGATTGCGGCTTATTCTAAAAAAATAAAAAGCCTTTCTGAATTGAAAAACGAAAGCACGATTATTATTCCAAACGATCCAACAAACGGAGGACGTTCTTTATTGCTTTTACAGAAAAACGGATTATTGAAATTGAAAGATGGCGTTGGTTTATTGCCAAAGGTAACTGACATTGTGAGCAATCCTAAAAACTTAAAAATTTTAGAATTAGAAGCGCCTCAATTGCCTCGTGCATTAGACGACGAAAATGTTTCTATTGCAATCATCAACAATACTTTCGCTTCTGCAGCAGGATTGGTTCCTTCTCGTGATGCTTTATTTGTGGAAGATAAAGAGTCGCCTTATGTGAATTTGGTAGTAAGCCGTGAAGACAATAAAAACGAAGAAAAAGTAAAACAGTTTTTACAGGCTTTTCAATCTCCAGAAGTAGAAAAAGCAGCCGAGCAAGAATTTAAAGGCGGAGCAGTAAAAGGCTGGTAA
- the metN gene encoding methionine ABC transporter ATP-binding protein MetN has protein sequence MIELKNVTKTFHQKDKIVSALSDVSLTVPEGKIFGVIGTSGAGKSTLIRCVNLLERPTSGEIIVDGKALMQLSNAELAIERRQIGMIFQHFNLLSSRTVFDNVAFPLELAGTSKSEIKTRVLELLQLVGLAEKANDYPASLSGGQKQRVAIARTLANNPKVLLSDEATSALDPATTRSILNLLKDINKRLNITVLLITHQMEVVKSICDEVAVISHGKLIEQGSVGEIFADPKHELTKEFIASSLHIDVPSVYQEKLQKEDNGNLNPLLKLEMTGKSVNEPVISEVSRLFDTDFKIVSAQMDQAGEVNFGVMLIELSGKRENYTAAIQYFNSKHIKTEIIGYV, from the coding sequence ATGATTGAATTAAAAAATGTAACCAAAACTTTTCATCAGAAAGACAAAATCGTTTCGGCTTTGTCTGATGTCTCTTTGACAGTTCCTGAAGGGAAAATTTTTGGTGTAATTGGAACTTCCGGAGCAGGAAAAAGTACGCTGATTCGCTGCGTGAATTTGTTGGAAAGACCAACTTCTGGCGAAATTATCGTTGACGGAAAAGCTTTAATGCAGTTATCAAACGCAGAATTAGCGATTGAAAGAAGACAAATCGGAATGATTTTTCAGCATTTTAATCTGCTTTCTTCTAGAACTGTTTTTGACAATGTGGCTTTTCCATTAGAATTGGCTGGAACTTCAAAAAGCGAAATCAAAACACGTGTTTTAGAATTATTGCAATTAGTTGGTTTAGCCGAAAAAGCAAACGATTATCCAGCAAGTCTTTCGGGCGGACAAAAACAAAGAGTAGCTATTGCAAGAACTTTAGCCAATAATCCGAAAGTACTTTTGTCTGATGAAGCTACAAGCGCACTAGATCCTGCAACTACAAGATCGATTTTAAATTTATTGAAAGATATTAACAAACGTCTGAATATTACGGTTTTATTGATTACGCATCAAATGGAAGTTGTAAAATCGATTTGTGATGAAGTCGCGGTAATCAGTCATGGAAAATTGATCGAGCAAGGAAGTGTTGGAGAAATCTTCGCAGACCCAAAACATGAATTGACAAAAGAGTTTATTGCTTCGTCTTTACATATTGATGTTCCTTCTGTTTATCAGGAAAAATTACAGAAAGAAGATAACGGAAACTTGAATCCGTTATTGAAATTAGAAATGACAGGAAAATCGGTTAATGAACCGGTTATATCAGAAGTTTCAAGACTTTTTGATACCGATTTCAAAATTGTAAGCGCACAAATGGATCAGGCGGGCGAAGTTAATTTTGGCGTAATGCTGATTGAACTTTCAGGAAAACGCGAAAATTACACTGCGGCAATTCAGTATTTTAATTCAAAACATATTAAAACAGAAATTATAGGTTATGTCTGA
- a CDS encoding methionine ABC transporter permease MetI: MSDSLIDLLLKGTWETIVMTFVSGFFGFLLGLPTGILLFLTRKNQILEQPVLNRTLSVVVNVFRSIPFIILIVWMIPFTRAIVGTSIGVSAALVPLSIGAAPFIARLVENSLLSLPSGLIEAARALGATPLQIVYKVLLPEALPSLINATSITLITLVGYSAMGGAVGAGGLGQVGYQYGYIGYDAVTMNSVLALLVILVFVIQFAGDRLSKRFDHR; this comes from the coding sequence ATGTCTGATTCTCTTATAGATTTATTATTAAAAGGAACATGGGAAACCATTGTTATGACTTTTGTATCAGGCTTTTTCGGTTTTTTGTTAGGACTTCCAACTGGAATTTTATTGTTCTTAACTCGTAAAAATCAAATTCTAGAACAGCCAGTTTTAAACAGAACATTATCGGTTGTGGTGAACGTTTTTCGTTCTATTCCATTCATTATTTTAATCGTTTGGATGATTCCGTTTACACGCGCCATTGTCGGGACTTCAATTGGTGTGAGTGCGGCTTTGGTTCCATTGAGTATTGGTGCGGCTCCATTTATTGCTCGATTGGTAGAAAATAGTTTATTAAGTCTTCCGTCAGGATTAATCGAAGCAGCAAGAGCTTTGGGAGCAACTCCTTTGCAAATTGTGTACAAAGTATTATTACCAGAAGCTTTGCCTTCGTTAATTAATGCGACTTCAATTACTTTAATTACTCTTGTCGGATATTCTGCAATGGGTGGAGCTGTCGGAGCAGGAGGTTTAGGACAAGTTGGATACCAGTACGGTTATATTGGTTATGATGCTGTAACAATGAATTCAGTTTTGGCTTTATTGGTCATTTTAGTATTCGTGATTCAGTTTGCGGGAGATCGATTATCAAAACGATTCGATCATAGATAA
- a CDS encoding PLP-dependent aminotransferase family protein — MTLTNTGAQIISIPVNEDGIDTKKLKEICETTKIRVLYLTSNYHYPTTISLSAKKRIEVLELANQYGFVILEDDYDFEFHYDNNPVLPLAAFDSNQKVVYIGSFGKSLPSGFSYGFVAAPAEFIKELEKHQNILEPRIDVIKEQVLTEWITEGEVHRLSKKNKKIYKERRDYFVSILNEKLKGKIKFKVPPRGLAIWVEWLDHFNLIQFQKECSKHGLFLPKTILYQSKNLTATRLGFGHLEKEEMEKAVSILSESLEIILEK, encoded by the coding sequence ATGACGCTGACCAATACGGGAGCGCAGATCATTTCTATTCCGGTAAATGAAGATGGAATTGACACCAAAAAGCTAAAAGAAATCTGCGAAACAACCAAAATCAGGGTTTTATATTTGACATCCAATTATCATTATCCAACCACTATTTCGCTTAGCGCTAAAAAAAGAATCGAAGTGCTGGAATTGGCCAATCAATACGGGTTTGTGATTTTGGAAGACGATTACGATTTTGAATTTCATTATGATAATAATCCTGTTTTGCCATTGGCTGCTTTTGACTCAAATCAGAAAGTAGTTTATATTGGTTCTTTCGGAAAATCACTACCATCTGGTTTTAGCTACGGTTTTGTCGCCGCACCTGCCGAATTTATCAAAGAACTCGAAAAGCATCAAAACATCTTAGAACCCAGAATTGATGTCATAAAAGAACAAGTTCTTACCGAATGGATTACTGAAGGCGAAGTGCACCGTCTTTCAAAGAAAAATAAAAAAATCTATAAAGAACGTCGCGATTATTTTGTTTCAATTCTTAATGAAAAACTGAAAGGCAAAATCAAGTTTAAAGTACCTCCAAGAGGATTGGCAATTTGGGTCGAATGGCTAGATCATTTTAATCTGATTCAGTTTCAAAAAGAATGTTCTAAACATGGTTTGTTTCTGCCAAAAACCATTTTATATCAAAGCAAAAACCTCACCGCGACACGTTTAGGATTTGGGCATTTGGAAAAAGAAGAAATGGAAAAAGCCGTTTCTATTTTGAGTGAGAGTTTGGAAATAATTCTAGAGAAATAA
- a CDS encoding GntR family transcriptional regulator, protein MDSPVEIPFKSFIQLKPEESTAIYLQLVFEFIKAIQTGFLPEGTKLPGTRILCKVLSVNRNTLIKAFQDLESQGWIETLPNKGTFILSQQKQKNKAEFSISKEQNTTSDNIGFSFQRSTILESPIEISNLPYQFNDGMPDLRLVQTDVLARLYVSKLKRRKTSKTYEQIELRSHSNFKTHFSNYLNLTRGIRISTSNLLTTSSHEIALYLVTKVLITPGDKVIVASPDIICQT, encoded by the coding sequence ATGGATAGTCCGGTTGAAATTCCTTTTAAAAGCTTTATTCAGCTTAAACCAGAAGAAAGCACTGCTATTTACTTACAGCTTGTTTTTGAATTTATCAAAGCCATACAAACAGGTTTTCTTCCCGAAGGTACCAAACTTCCCGGTACTAGAATTTTATGTAAAGTGCTTTCTGTTAACCGAAACACTTTAATCAAAGCCTTTCAGGATTTAGAATCACAAGGTTGGATTGAAACACTTCCCAACAAAGGAACTTTCATTTTATCTCAGCAAAAACAAAAAAACAAAGCTGAATTTAGTATTTCGAAAGAACAAAATACCACTTCAGATAATATCGGCTTTAGTTTTCAGCGTTCTACTATTCTTGAAAGTCCGATTGAAATTAGCAATTTGCCATATCAATTTAATGACGGAATGCCCGATTTGCGATTGGTTCAAACCGATGTTTTGGCCAGATTATATGTTTCGAAATTAAAAAGACGAAAAACCTCTAAAACTTACGAACAGATAGAACTTCGTTCGCATTCGAATTTTAAAACTCATTTTTCCAATTATCTCAATCTTACCCGTGGAATTCGTATTTCGACTTCTAACCTTCTTACAACAAGCAGTCACGAAATCGCTTTGTATCTGGTTACAAAAGTGCTTATTACTCCAGGCGATAAAGTCATCGTAGCTTCGCCGGATATTATATGTCAAACATGA
- the ligD gene encoding DNA ligase D has translation MSLSKYNQKRDFKQTREPKGKVEKSEDELIFVVQKHAASHLHYDFRLEMDGVLKSWAVPKGPSMDPEVKRLAMMVEDHPYSYKDFEGTIPEGNYGAGNVIVWDNGTYTSDEKTASDEKQLLSDLEKGRLSFVLKGKKLKGEFSLVKLQGKQENAWLLIKKKDQYTSTEDILEKDKSVISKRSLEQLIAKSEKQASKTEEKTAEKKAVKKKTNPKTEKAEFLKPMLASLREKPFDNEEWIFENKYDGYRTIAVINAQQADLFSRNQLSFTDNFKPIAEELQQIDHNVVFDGEVVVENDAGKADFQSLQNYMKTGIGNLKYYVFDLLNLDGNLITELSLLERKELLKILFNKYSFSNVFYSEHTVGDGIQQFEKAVKNKTEGIIAKKSDSTYTVNRRSSNWLKIKTANEEEAIIIGITEPKNSRKYFGALLLGQYDGKKLHYIGKCGTGFTEAILKELYTKLKPYFIEKSPLDEKVPLHDPIQWIKPKLVCQVKFSEWTQEQHLRHPVYLGLRIDKKADEVNFNGNENGNNNSNKDSNLIEMGHLNKHKAENDYDLKIGKTTLHLTNQNKIYFPKDKITKGDIVQYYNEVSELILPYLKDRPESMNRFPNGIDSPSFYQKDVDVDKIPKWLKTKKIFSESNNADIDYLICNNKETLLYMANLGCIEMNPWNSTIKHIQNPDWLVIDLDPAKDDFKQVVQTALVVKEVLDELETECLCKTSGASGLHIYIPLGAQYDYDSIKILSELIAKEVQSRLPDITTVDRSIKKRNNKLYIDFLQNRRGQTLAAPYSVRPKPGATVSTPLEWSEVNDKLHPSQFTIKNVLKRFEKKGDLWKPVLSKGANIKKIIHKLENSQNS, from the coding sequence ATGTCACTGTCTAAATACAACCAAAAAAGAGATTTTAAACAAACTAGAGAACCTAAAGGCAAAGTGGAGAAATCGGAAGACGAACTGATTTTTGTCGTGCAGAAGCATGCTGCATCGCATCTACATTACGATTTTAGGTTAGAAATGGATGGTGTTTTAAAAAGCTGGGCAGTGCCAAAAGGTCCGTCAATGGATCCTGAGGTAAAACGTCTAGCCATGATGGTCGAAGATCATCCATACAGCTATAAGGATTTTGAAGGCACAATTCCAGAAGGAAACTATGGTGCTGGAAATGTAATTGTTTGGGATAACGGAACGTATACTTCTGATGAAAAAACAGCTTCGGACGAAAAACAATTGCTGAGTGATCTCGAAAAAGGCCGTTTGAGTTTTGTTTTAAAAGGCAAAAAACTGAAAGGCGAATTTTCTCTAGTGAAACTTCAAGGAAAACAGGAAAATGCCTGGCTTTTAATCAAGAAAAAAGATCAATATACTTCTACCGAAGATATTTTAGAAAAAGACAAATCGGTTATTTCTAAAAGAAGTTTGGAACAGCTGATAGCAAAATCTGAAAAACAGGCTTCAAAAACAGAAGAAAAAACGGCTGAGAAAAAAGCTGTAAAAAAAAAGACCAATCCAAAAACCGAAAAAGCTGAATTTCTAAAACCCATGCTAGCCAGCTTACGAGAAAAACCTTTTGATAATGAAGAATGGATTTTCGAAAATAAATACGATGGCTATAGGACGATTGCTGTCATTAATGCGCAGCAGGCAGATTTATTCAGCAGGAATCAGCTTTCTTTTACTGATAATTTCAAACCAATCGCCGAAGAATTACAACAAATAGATCATAATGTAGTTTTCGATGGCGAAGTTGTCGTGGAAAATGATGCTGGTAAAGCCGATTTCCAGTCGCTTCAAAACTATATGAAAACTGGGATTGGAAATCTTAAGTATTATGTTTTTGATTTATTGAATTTGGATGGAAATCTAATTACCGAATTATCGCTTCTGGAACGAAAAGAACTGTTGAAAATTCTCTTCAATAAGTATTCTTTTTCGAATGTTTTTTATTCTGAACATACCGTTGGCGACGGAATACAACAATTTGAAAAAGCGGTTAAAAACAAAACAGAAGGAATCATTGCCAAAAAATCTGATAGCACTTATACTGTAAATAGAAGAAGTTCCAACTGGCTTAAAATAAAAACCGCCAATGAAGAAGAAGCAATTATTATTGGAATCACGGAACCTAAAAATTCGAGAAAGTATTTTGGCGCTCTTTTACTTGGCCAATATGATGGCAAAAAGCTGCACTATATTGGCAAATGCGGAACTGGTTTTACAGAAGCAATCCTTAAAGAATTATACACTAAACTAAAACCGTATTTTATTGAAAAATCTCCGCTTGATGAAAAAGTTCCTTTGCACGACCCAATTCAATGGATAAAACCAAAACTTGTATGTCAGGTGAAATTTTCAGAATGGACGCAAGAGCAACATTTAAGACATCCAGTTTATCTTGGATTAAGGATTGATAAAAAGGCCGATGAAGTTAATTTTAATGGCAATGAGAATGGAAATAACAATAGTAATAAAGATTCTAATTTAATTGAAATGGGACACTTAAATAAACATAAAGCCGAAAATGATTATGATCTAAAAATTGGTAAAACGACTTTACATCTCACTAATCAGAATAAAATTTATTTTCCAAAAGATAAGATTACAAAAGGCGATATTGTGCAATATTATAATGAAGTTTCAGAACTGATTTTGCCCTATTTAAAAGACCGCCCAGAATCGATGAATCGTTTCCCGAACGGAATTGATTCTCCTAGTTTTTATCAGAAAGATGTTGATGTTGATAAAATTCCGAAATGGCTTAAAACCAAAAAAATCTTCTCAGAATCCAACAATGCCGATATTGATTATCTGATCTGCAATAATAAAGAAACGCTACTTTATATGGCCAATTTAGGCTGTATCGAAATGAATCCGTGGAACTCGACCATCAAACATATTCAGAATCCAGATTGGCTCGTAATTGATTTAGATCCCGCCAAAGACGATTTTAAACAAGTGGTTCAGACGGCCTTGGTTGTAAAAGAAGTTTTAGACGAATTGGAAACCGAATGCCTCTGTAAAACTTCGGGCGCTTCTGGACTTCATATTTATATTCCGCTTGGAGCGCAATACGATTATGATTCTATAAAAATTCTAAGTGAATTGATTGCCAAAGAAGTGCAATCCAGACTTCCTGATATCACGACGGTTGATAGAAGCATTAAAAAGAGAAACAACAAATTATATATCGATTTTTTACAAAACCGACGCGGACAAACTTTGGCGGCGCCGTATTCTGTTCGTCCAAAACCTGGCGCTACAGTTTCTACGCCTTTAGAATGGAGTGAGGTAAATGATAAACTGCATCCATCGCAATTTACCATCAAAAATGTATTAAAGCGATTTGAGAAAAAAGGCGATTTATGGAAACCCGTTTTATCTAAAGGCGCCAATATTAAAAAGATTATTCACAAACTGGAAAATAGTCAAAACAGTTAA
- a CDS encoding catalase, with translation MKNSKKTNQDNSDGKQNDLEQNKSNAENEFLTTNQGVKINDNNNSLKSGERGPSLLEDFILREKITHFDHERIPERIVHARGSGAHGYFELYNSMEKYTKAGFLNDKSIKTPVFVRFSTVAGSRGSTDLARDVRGFAVKFYTQEGIFDLVGNNMPVFFIQDAMKFPDLIHAVKAEPHNEIPQAASAHDTFWDFISLMPESMHMIMWVMSDRAIPRSLRMMEGFGVHTFRFINEKNESHFVKFHWKPKLGTHGVAWDEAQKISGKNSDFHKQDLWEAIEAGNFPEWELGVQIIPESDEHKFDFDLLDPTKLVPEELVPVTIVGKMVLNKNPDNFFAETEQVAFHPGHIVPGIDFSNDPLLQGRLFSYTDTQLSRLGSPNFHEIPINRAIAPMHNNQRDGHMRQEIAKGKVSYHPNSLGGGCPFQAKMDQGGFVSFNERVDAHKVRERSKSFSDHFSQAALFYNSQTPIEQDHIASALSFELGKVETVSIRERMLGLLNQVNTDLASKVAKNLGIPVPKNIERPINHGVGADDEGNQEPSKVKPNVGSSDALSMLKNPTISNTIATRQIAFLCTDGVSADSIKVMKTALQNVGAKAVIIAPHLGTIVSAEGTEIPVDQTYKIAASVLFDGVFIPSGKGIANLSKIKEVKEFLNDSYHHCKFIAAEAEGVQVLKNNSDIKSKDPGVLTSENGADKLLATSFIKALGRHRFWEREKSL, from the coding sequence ATGAAAAATTCAAAAAAAACAAATCAAGACAATTCTGATGGAAAACAGAACGATTTAGAACAGAATAAATCAAATGCCGAGAACGAATTTTTAACCACCAACCAAGGCGTTAAAATAAACGATAATAACAATTCTTTAAAGTCAGGAGAAAGAGGCCCTTCTCTTTTAGAAGATTTCATATTACGAGAAAAAATTACCCATTTTGATCACGAAAGAATTCCAGAACGCATTGTTCATGCACGAGGTTCGGGAGCGCATGGTTATTTTGAATTGTACAATAGCATGGAAAAATATACAAAAGCAGGCTTCTTAAACGATAAGAGTATTAAAACACCAGTTTTTGTTCGATTCTCGACTGTTGCTGGTTCTAGAGGATCTACTGATTTAGCTCGTGATGTTCGAGGTTTTGCTGTTAAATTTTATACGCAGGAAGGTATTTTTGATTTGGTCGGAAATAATATGCCTGTATTTTTTATTCAGGATGCCATGAAATTTCCAGACTTGATTCATGCTGTTAAAGCAGAACCGCACAATGAAATTCCACAGGCTGCTTCGGCACATGATACCTTTTGGGATTTTATTTCGCTAATGCCAGAATCGATGCACATGATTATGTGGGTAATGAGCGACAGGGCGATTCCAAGAAGTTTAAGAATGATGGAAGGTTTTGGAGTGCATACTTTTAGATTTATTAATGAGAAAAATGAATCGCATTTTGTAAAATTTCATTGGAAACCAAAATTAGGCACCCACGGAGTTGCTTGGGATGAAGCACAGAAAATATCAGGAAAAAATTCAGATTTTCATAAACAGGATTTATGGGAAGCTATAGAAGCAGGAAATTTTCCAGAATGGGAATTAGGGGTTCAGATTATTCCTGAAAGCGACGAACATAAATTTGATTTTGATTTGCTTGATCCAACCAAATTAGTTCCAGAAGAATTGGTTCCTGTAACGATTGTCGGAAAAATGGTTTTGAATAAAAATCCAGATAACTTTTTTGCAGAAACAGAACAGGTGGCTTTTCACCCAGGACATATTGTTCCAGGAATTGATTTTTCAAATGATCCTTTATTGCAAGGAAGATTGTTTTCGTATACCGATACGCAATTATCAAGATTAGGAAGTCCAAACTTTCACGAAATTCCAATTAATAGAGCCATTGCGCCAATGCACAATAATCAGCGTGATGGACACATGCGTCAGGAAATTGCAAAAGGTAAAGTGAGTTATCATCCAAATTCTTTAGGAGGCGGATGCCCATTTCAAGCCAAAATGGATCAGGGCGGATTTGTAAGTTTTAATGAACGAGTAGATGCTCATAAAGTGCGAGAAAGAAGTAAAAGCTTTTCAGATCATTTTAGTCAGGCGGCGCTTTTTTACAACAGCCAAACGCCTATAGAACAAGATCATATTGCCAGTGCTTTGTCTTTTGAATTGGGAAAAGTAGAAACGGTTTCGATTAGAGAAAGAATGCTCGGACTTTTAAATCAGGTAAATACTGATTTAGCATCAAAGGTTGCTAAAAATTTAGGAATTCCAGTTCCGAAAAATATTGAAAGACCAATAAATCATGGGGTAGGAGCAGATGATGAAGGAAATCAAGAACCGTCAAAAGTAAAACCGAACGTAGGCAGTTCAGATGCTTTGAGTATGCTTAAAAATCCAACCATTTCCAATACAATTGCAACTCGACAAATAGCTTTTTTATGTACTGACGGCGTAAGTGCAGATTCAATAAAAGTAATGAAAACGGCTTTGCAAAATGTAGGAGCAAAAGCCGTTATTATAGCACCGCATCTAGGAACTATTGTTTCTGCAGAAGGAACAGAAATTCCAGTAGATCAGACATATAAAATTGCTGCATCAGTACTTTTTGATGGCGTCTTTATTCCAAGTGGAAAAGGAATTGCAAATCTTTCGAAAATAAAAGAAGTAAAAGAGTTTTTAAATGATTCGTATCATCACTGTAAATTTATTGCGGCTGAAGCCGAAGGAGTACAGGTCTTAAAAAATAACAGTGATATAAAATCTAAAGACCCTGGAGTTTTGACAAGTGAAAATGGGGCAGACAAATTGCTAGCTACTTCGTTTATAAAAGCTTTGGGAAGACATCGTTTTTGGGAAAGAGAAAAAAGTCTGTAA
- a CDS encoding acyltransferase family protein — MYFFTSILYLKTNLKTQLLVLATLLIGYWLVMAFVPVPGFGPANFDKGTNLAAWIDDTLLNGHLWASSKTWDPEGILSTLPAIGTGILGMYIGQLLNLSVDKMEIVKKTAIAGTGLVIGGLIWNIFFPINKSLWTSSYVLYTAGIATLCLTLLYYIIDIKGHKKWTKLFLIWGVNPMIVFFFSGIIPRVLSGIKVADPEKAGEEIGLQAYIYNHGIVPCFENPLNASLAYALSYAVFWSFILWIFYKKKLIFKV; from the coding sequence GTGTATTTCTTTACTTCTATTTTGTATTTAAAAACTAATTTAAAAACACAGCTTTTAGTTTTAGCCACGCTTTTAATTGGATATTGGCTTGTAATGGCTTTTGTTCCCGTTCCTGGATTTGGTCCTGCCAATTTCGACAAAGGAACCAATCTTGCCGCTTGGATAGACGATACACTTCTAAACGGACATTTATGGGCTTCATCTAAAACTTGGGATCCAGAAGGAATCTTAAGCACTTTGCCAGCCATTGGAACTGGAATTTTAGGAATGTACATTGGTCAGCTGTTAAATTTATCTGTCGATAAAATGGAAATCGTAAAAAAGACCGCCATTGCAGGAACTGGTTTAGTAATTGGAGGTTTAATTTGGAACATCTTCTTCCCTATTAACAAATCGCTCTGGACAAGTTCTTATGTTTTATACACAGCCGGAATTGCAACATTATGTTTAACGCTTTTGTACTATATAATCGATATTAAAGGACATAAAAAATGGACTAAATTATTCCTGATCTGGGGTGTAAACCCAATGATCGTATTTTTCTTTTCTGGAATAATTCCGAGAGTTCTAAGCGGTATAAAAGTAGCCGACCCTGAAAAAGCCGGAGAAGAAATTGGACTTCAAGCGTATATATATAACCACGGAATTGTTCCTTGTTTTGAAAACCCATTAAATGCATCACTCGCTTATGCTTTATCTTATGCTGTTTTCTGGTCGTTTATCTTATGGATTTTCTACAAAAAGAAACTGATTTTTAAAGTGTAA